The Salvia miltiorrhiza cultivar Shanhuang (shh) chromosome 1, IMPLAD_Smil_shh, whole genome shotgun sequence genome has a window encoding:
- the LOC131011021 gene encoding uncharacterized protein LOC131011021 has protein sequence MATGSNTNNNNVPTVPINVPNAPAPAEKLEKFSGFEFKRWQSKMLFYLTTLNMARFLNESPPTVGEDETDPQVRIAYDAWHHSDFLCRNYILNGLDNTLYSVYSSTKTSKELWDSLETKYKSEDAGLKKFIVGRFLDYKMVDSKTNVEQVQEIQLIMHDILAEGMVLSESFQVAAMIEKLPPLWKDFKNYLKHKRKEMGLEDLIVRLRIEEDNRLSDNKMNKTSMEAKANLVESSNKKNASLKAKGQTRRIKRGSKAIASTAAKPGTWRKIVANRKMIRKIVTIKPT, from the coding sequence ATGGCGACAGGAAGcaacaccaacaacaacaacgtTCCAACTGTTCCGATCAACGTTCCAAATGCTCCAGCACCTGCCGAAAAGCTGGAAAAATTCTCAGGTTTTGAGTTTAAACGTTGGCAATCTAAGATGCTTTTTTATCTTACTACTTTGAATATGGCTCGTTTTCTGAATGAGTCTCCTCCAACTGTGGGGGAAGACGAAACTGATCCGCAAGTGCGTATCGCATATGATGCATGGCATCACAGCGACTTTCTGTGTCGCAACTACATTCTGAATGGGCTAGACAACACTCTCTATAGTGTTTATTCTAGCACCAAGACGTCTAAGGAGTTATGGGACTCATTGGAGACGAAGTACAAATCAGAAGATGCCGGCTTGAAGAAATTTATAGTCGGTCGTTTTCTGGACTATAAAATGGTGGATAGCAAGACTAATGTTGAACAAGTGCAAGAGATTCAACTAATCATGCACGACATTCTTGCCGAAGGTATGGttttgtctgaatcctttcaggtGGCTGCAAtgatagagaaattaccaccactctggaaggacttcaagaactatctcaagcacaaacgcaaggagatgggacttgaagacttgattGTTCGTTTGCGAATCGAAGAGGACAATAGACTCTCCGACAACAAAATGAACAAAACCTCTATGGAGGCAAAAGCAAACCTGGTTGAGTCCAGCAACAAGAAGAACGCAAGTTTAAAAGCAAAAGGCCAGACTCGAAGAATCAAAAGAGGATCAAAGGCGATTGCTTCAACTGCGGCAAAGCCGGGCACATGGCGAAAGATTGTCGCAAACCGAAAAATGATAAGAAAAATAGTCACCATCAAGCCAACGTGA